In Necator americanus strain Aroian chromosome IV, whole genome shotgun sequence, the following proteins share a genomic window:
- a CDS encoding hypothetical protein (NECATOR_CHRIV.G14208.T1), with product MRLHCLSHGNFLYWADIRDSRSIAATTLTPYSDGTSALCAWRPANSQAIKAALFFPATSSLPNAICACTLSETYELFEIAAAALLRLFPGRYCMLVGFILRF from the exons ATGCGACTCCATTGCTTATCTCATGGTAACTTCCTGTATTGGGCCGACATTCGTGACTCTCGTTCGATTGCGGCCACTACTTTAACGCCATACTCTGATGGGACCTCTGCACTCTGTGCTTGGCGGCCAGCGAATAGTCAAGCGATTAAAGCTGCGCTCTTTTTCCCCGCTACAAGCAG TTTGCCGAATGCGATTTGTGCATGTACCCTGTCCGAAACATACGAGCTGTTCGAAATTGCCGCCGCCGCATTGCTGAGATTATTTCCTGGCCGCTATTGCATGCTGGTGGGATTTATCCTACGATTCTGA